The segment CAATGGCAGAGCATGTTCGTACAATGCTGGAATTCCAAGCAGCTGGTGCAGAGGTATTTGATTATGGGAATAATATTCGTGCCTATGCTAAGGAGATGGGTGTGACAAATGCCTTTGATTTCCCTGGCTTTGTACCAGCATATATTCGTCCATTATTCTGTGAAGGAAAGGGACCGTTCCGTTGGGCAGCACTGTCAGGCAACCCAGAGGATATTTATAAAACAGATGCACTTGCGAAAGAAATGTTTGCTGAAGATGAGGGTCTTGTGAATTGGATTAATATGGCACAAAAAATGGTGAAATGGCAAGGGTTACCTGCACGTATTTGCTGGCTAGGCTATGGAGATCGCCATCGCTTTGCCTTAAAAGTGAATGAAATGGTGGCAAATGGTGAATTATCAGCGCCAATTGTTTTTGGTCGTGATCATTTAGATTCAGGTTCAGTTGCGTCGCCAAACCGTGAAACAGAAGGAATGTTGGATGGTTCGGATGCAGTATCAGATTGGCCAATTTTAAATGCACTTGTCAATACAGCGAGCGGTGCAAGCTGGGTAAGTGTACATCATGGTGGCGGTGTTGGCATGGGGTATTCACAGCATGCAGGTCAAGTATTAGTAGCAGATGGCTCAGCGCTTGCTGCAGAGAAAATTGCCCGTGTATTAGTATCAGACCCAGGTATGGGTGTGGCTCGTCACGCTGATGCAGGCTACGATATTGCCATTCAAACAGCAAAGAACAAAGGTGTGCATATACCAATGTTAAAGGATGATGTAAAGTGACCATTTTAATCAAGGATGCCAATGAAGTCATTACGCTAAAAAGCCATGTACAAGGACCCCGAACAAAGGAGCAGATGCGAGAGCTTGCAGTTGTTGAAAATGGCAGTGTACTTGTTGAAGGCGATAAAATTGTAGCTGTTGGGTCATTTGAGCAGTTAGCTATAGATTTTCCTGATTTGACGAAAAAAGCAACTATTATTGATGCCTCTGGGAAAATTGTTATGCCAGGCCTAGTCGATTGTCATACGCATTTAGTGCATGGTGGCACACGCGAGGAAGAGTTTAATATGCGACTCAACGGTGCTACCTACATGGATATTATGAATGCGGGTGGCGGTATTCATGCGACAACAAAGCGTACAAGAGAAACAAGCTTTGAAGCATTATATGAAAAAACAATGCAGCATTTAGATGTATTTTTAAAGCATGGTGTGACAACAGTTGAGGCAAAATCAGGCTACGGCTTAGATTGGAAAACTGAAAAGAAGCAGCTAGAGGTAGCAAAAAAACTCCAAGAAACACATAGCGTTGATGTTGTTAGCACCTTTATGGGCGCACATGCAGTTCCACGTGACTATAAGGGTCGTGAGGATGACTTTGTTGATATTGTTATTCGAGAAATGCTACCGAAAGTGGCGGAGCTAGGCTTAGCTGAATTTAATGATGTATTTTGTGAGAAAGGCGTCTTTACCCCAGAGCAATCACGGCGTATTTTAGAGGCTGGGAAAGCACTTGGCTTAACACCGAAAATTCATGCGGATGAAATCGAGCCATATAAAGGCGCAGAGCTTGCGGCAGAGGTAGGGGCTATTTCGGCAGAGCATCTATTAGTAGCTTCTGATGAAGGCATTCAAAAAATGGCTGAAGCGGGCACAATTGCCGTTTTATTGCCAGGGACAGCATTTTTCCTACGTGCACCGTTTGCAAGAGGGCGTTTAATGATTGATGAAGGTATACCTGTAGCCATTTCAACAGACTTTAATCCAGGCTCATCGCCAACAATGAGTTTGCCGTTTATTATGAATTTAGCCTGTATGCATATGGGCATGACCTTAGAGGAGGTATTAGCTGCCACAACGATTAATGCAGCCTATGCGATTAATCGGGGGGCACAAATAGGCTCCCTTGAAGCAGATAAGCAGGCGGACGTTATTCTGTTAGACGTTGCTAACTATAAGCAATTACAATATTTCTACGGCATGAATCATACAAATACGGTCATTAAAAATGGTCGCATTGTTGTGCAAAATGGCATTCTATTAGAATAGGAGCAGTGAAAAAGTGAGAAGTTGCTCAATTCAGTATATAGTTGTTGACGAATAAATTGATAATTTTCTCCCTCCATTGTTGACGAATGGGGGGATTTTATATATTTTTGGTGATTGAAATCAAAAAATAATTATAATGGGGTTATATACTCTAAATAAATTAAGGCTATTTAGAGAAAATGTCTTCATATATTTTAAGAAAAAGTTATAGTAAAATGAATACTTAGTATTATAAGTGTTTGTAAAAATAATGAATTATAGGGTATTATATTCTAAAAAGAAGTGGGGTAGATGATTATTCAAACGAAACCAGCCTATCAAAAAATTTATGAAACAATTAAAGAAAAAATCGTGGAAGGCACATATTTAGTGGGCGATATTTTACCTTCTGAGGCTGAACTGGAGAAAATGTTCAACGTCAGCCGCACACCTGTAAGGAACGCCTTGAAGCAGCTTGAAAATGATAAGCTTATTCATAGAGTGCAAGGGAAAGGTTCTTTTGTAAGCAACCAACAGCCAAAACAAACATGGACGAGCATGTCGGGCTTTAGAAATCATTATTCGAATGATTGGGAGAAGATATCTGTTAAAACAATTGAAGTGAAAAGGGTGACTAATCCACATTTTGCTAAGCTATTAAAACTAGAGGAAAATACAGAGCTCATCTATTTAAAAAGAATTCGCTATTTAAACAATCAGCCCATGTTTTTCTTGGAGCACTATATTCGCCCTGTACTTTCCACGGATATCTATCGTGATAATGCAACGATTTCCTCAGTGCAACAGTTGCTGAAAGAGAAAATGAATGTAGATATTGTTGAGGTAGAGGATGAAATCGAGGCTGTTATTGCGACACCATATATAGCAGGCGCTCTGCAAATTTCCGATACGGCAGCTGTATTAAAAGGAACAAGAATATCTTATGCAAAAAATAAAGAGCCTATGGACTTAAATATATTCTATATAAATACAGATAACTGGAAATATTACTCTTATTTTAAGTTCTAATAGACTGATTAGCCAATGAAACTATGTGAATTGGCAAAATAAGCATGGGATTTAATATAATACTTAGTATTATAAGATGTTGACATTCTTAGTATTATATTTTAATATCTAACTATTCGGTATTATCAGAATTAAATGAAAATGATCAAAGGGGATGAGAAAATGTTTAAAATGAAAAAGTTGCTTTTTTTGTTAGGGACAGTTGGATTGCTATCCATGAGTCTCGTGGGGTGTAGTAATAACAATGATAAGAGCGTAGATGGTGCAGAAAAAGTAAGCGTAGCTGCTTTAAATAATTATCCACCACTTATTTTTAAACAGGATGGTAAATTAACCGGTTTTGAATACGATTTATTGCAAGCGGTTGCAAAGGAGGAAAATTTAGAACTTGAGTTTAAAGAAATGAAGTTTGATGGTTTTATTCCAGGTTTACAATCTAATCAGGTAGATATTGGTATGTCAACACTAAACTAGACAATTTTTTTAAGGTGTCTATGTTTGTACTCAATTGGGCTTTCATATCCAAGGGTTCCATGAATTCTTATGCTATTAAACCAGTGAACATAGTCCTTTAACTCCCTTGTTAATTCTTCTAAACTACTAAAATGTCTGCCCTTCACAAACTCTGTTTTGATGATTTTGAATGTTGCTTCAGCTACTGCATTATCATACGGGCAGCCCTTCATACTTAAGGATCGTTGGATATTAAAAGTCTTTAAAGCATCATCAATCAAATTATTTTTAAACTCATTTCCACGATCCGTATGAAAAAGCTGTATCTTATTAAGATCGACTTTGATAGAAGCTAACGCACGATAAACGAGTAATGCATCTTTATTTGGCCCTGTACTAAAACCGACGATTTCCCGATTAAAGAGATCGACAAAGACACATACGTAGTTCCATTTTTGATTGACTCTTACGTACGTTAAATCGCTAACGATTGTGGTCATTTCTTGTTCCTGTGCGAATGCACGATTTAGTTCATTTGTTTGTTCTGATTCATTACAGGATTTTGTATGTGGTTTAAATTGAGCGATTGTGTATGAAGAAACGAGACCCTGCTCCTGCATGATGCGCCCAATTCTTCGCCTGGAAACAATATGACCGCGCTTTTTTAATTCTACTTTGATTTTACGTGTTCCATAGTTCTGACGGCTTGCGTGAAAAATATCGATTACATCAGAGGTAACGGGATCCTCCGATACTCTTTCTTTTGCTTCATAATAATAAGTACTTCTAGGGATTTGCAGGACTTTGCACATTGCTGATATCGAGTATTTGTGTTGATTATTCTTGATTACATTTACTTTCGTCCTAGTATCAGCGCGGCTTGCTTTAAAATGTCATTTTCCATTTCTAGTTGCTTGTTTCTTTTTCGGAGTTCCATCAATTCTTTTTGTTCATCTGTTAAATTGTCTTTCTCCTTAAAAGAACCTGATTTTTGACTCTGACTCACCCACTTGTCTAAAGATGAAGGAGTAAGATCATATTCACGAATAATCTCTTTTCTTGGTTTTCCATTTTGGTACAGCTGCACGATCTGTTGCTTGAAATCTTCAGTAAATGTTCGGCGTTCTCTTTTAGTCATGTAGATTCTCCTCAAATGTGTTATTTGTAGTCTACTTGACCTTAAAAATTCTGTCCAACTAAGTGTAGCCTATCCATATTGCCTCTTCCATTTTAATACGTGAAGAACGAAAAGAAGTAGTTGATTTTACAGATATCTTCTTAGAATCAGGTCTAGTGCTTGTTGTAGCAAACGATAGTTCTATTCAATCATTCGAGGATTTAAAAGGTAAAACAATTGTTGCGACACAGGGTTCTACGACATATGAGGAAGCAAAGAAATTAGCAGAACAATATGGTGGACAAGCGAAGCCATTGAAAGAAACTGATGCATTGTATTTAGATGTAGAGAACGGAAATGCAGATGCACTTGTATTAAATTCGCCAACAGTAGATTATCGCTTAGCTGTAGATGGGGACAATGTGAAATTCCGAATTGTTGGCGAGCATATGACAGTGGATGAGCATGCATTTGCAGTAAAAAAAGGAAATAAAGAGCTAGCAGATAAAATCAATGATGGTTTAAAAAAGGTTCAGGAAAATGGTGAGTATGACAAAATTCATGAAAAATGGTTTGGTAAATAAAATTCGTTAATGATTCATTTAAAGTGAGGTGTTTGTATGGAAACAACTTTTAACGTTATTGTAGACGCACTGCCTTATCTTTTAAAAGGCTTATATATGACAATATTAATATCTGTTTTATCAATTGTTTTCTCACTTGTAATTGGGCTTATTGCATGTTTTATGCGGATGTCAAAGTACGCAGTTTTACGATATCCAGCAGCCATCTATGTCAATCTTATTCGCGGTACGCCAATACTTATTCAAATACTATTTATTTACTTTGGCGCACCTACAGCTTTAGATATTCATCTTTCTGCTTTTACAGCAGGATTGATTGCCATTAGTTTAAATATTGGGGCTTATAACACAGAGATTTTCCGTGGAGGAATTGAATCGATTGGTAAAGGTCAAATGGAAGCGGGTAGATCATTAGGTTTCTCTTATGCACAAACAATGGCTTTAATTATTTTGCCGCAAGCTGTACGCCGCATGATTCCATCCTTTGTAAACCAATTAACGCATGCAATTAAGGATACATCAATGCTTTCAGTTATCGGCATCGCAGAATTAACAATGGTTGGACAATCCATTTATGCGATGAATTTCAGATCTTTTGAAATATTAACGATGGTAGGATTATTCTACTTTATCACGATTTACACAGTTTCCTTTATCTCAACTAAGATGGAACGGAGGTTCGTTATCTCATGATTAAAGTAAATAATCTAGCAAAATCCTTTGGCGAGTTACAGGTATTGAAAAATATTAGCACAGAGATTGCGGCAAAAGAGGTTGTTTGTATTATCGGTTCCTCTGGTTCAGGTAAAAGTACATTTTTACGATGCTTGAACTTGTTGGAAGAGCCAAGCGGTGGTGAAATTATTATAGAAGGCGAAAATATTTTAGATAAAAGTGTTGATATTAATAAGCTCCGTCAAAAAATGGGCATGGTGTTCCAACAATTTAATCTATTTCCGCAAAAAACAGTTTTAGAAAATATTTCATTAGCACCGATGAAACTGAAAAAGAAGAGCAAGGCAGAGGCTGAAAAGCAGGCAATGGAACTGCTAGAGAAAGTGGGATTAGCAGCTAAAGCAGATGCCTATCCAACGAATTTATCAGGTGGACAACAACAACGTGTTGCCATTGCACGAGCGTTAGCAATGGAGCCACATGTAATGCTGTTTGACGAGCCGACATCTGCCTTGGACCCTGAGATGGTTGGTGAAGTTTTACGAGTTATGAAGCAACTAGCGCAGGAAGGGATGACAATGGTAATTGTCACGCATGAAATGGGCTTTGCGCGTGAGGTAGCTGATCGTGTGATATATATTGATGGTGGTAATATTGTGGAAGATGGAAATCCAAAAGACATATTTACAAATCCATCCCACGAAAGAACAAGAGCATTTCTATCAAAAGTATTATAAAAGCAATGGAGTCTTTGTGTTGAAAAACGAAGACTTCCATTCCTAAAAAAGATATAAATTTTTTTATCCTAACTTAGTATACTAAGTATTATAACAAAGAAATTAGAGGAGAAATTACATGACAAAAACAGTCCTATTAATTGAACCTACTATTCGAGCGAATGGTGTTAAGTATTTAACAAATTATTTTAATGTAGTGTTAGCACCGAACGGTTCAGAGGAAACCATTATTCAATATATCAACGAACATCAGGCGCATGCGGTGATCGTCAGAACAGAAAAAATAACAAAGAAAATTTTGGAAAGCTGTCCTTCCCTTGAAGTTGTTGGGATGCATGGTGTTGGGCTGGACCATATAGATGTTCAAAGTGCTACAGAAAATGATGTAGTTGTGCTAAATGCACCATCCAGCAATTATACATCTGTTGCAGAACATGCAATGATGTCTGTTCTAGCTTTGAGTAGAAACTTAAAAATTAGTGATGCAAAAGTTCGGAATAATGAATGGCATTATCGAGAAACATATTTCCCAATGGAAGTGAATGGGAAGACACTTTTAATCGTAGGAATGGGTCGAGTTGGACAGGATTTAGCTAAAAAAGCAAAGGCATTTAACATGACTGTTTTAGGCTTCGATCCATTCGTCACAGAATCTGAAATGCAGCTACATGGTGTTGTAAAAATCAATGACTTAAATATGAATCTTCCAATATGTGATTTTATCTCTTTACACGCACCGCTAGCGAAGGGTACCTATCATTCGTTTTCTACAAAGCAATTTGAGTTAATGAAAGATTCCGCGTATGTCATTAATTTGGGGAGAGGCCCATTGATTGATGAAGAGGCGCTCTATCAGGCATTGGTGAATAAGCAAATCGCTGGTGCAGCATTGGATGTTTTAGAGCAAGAGCCCCCAGCTAGTGATAACTCTCTCTTTGCCTTGGACAATGTTATTCTTACACCACATTTCGGTGGCGATACATTAGAAGCGAAGGATAGATGCTCTGAATCGATCACACAAGAGGTTGGCGTTGTGTTACATGGAAGAATTTCGAAAAATGTAGTAAATCCGCAAGTATTAGGCTCTGCAAAAGCCTATAAAATACTAAATAACATTTAAAAGGAGAGTTTTAATTATGAAATACAATGGAATTATGACAGCATTAGTAACACCTTTACATCAGGATGGGACAGTAAATCAAGAAAACTTTGCCCATTTAATTGAAGATCAACTGAACCATAATATTCACTCTTTACTCGTACTAGGTGGAACAGGTGAATATGCTGCGATTACTATGGAGCAGCGAAAAGTTGCAATTGATGTAGCAATCAAAGCATCAGCTGGTCGTGTGCCAGTGGTAGTAGGCCTACTTTCTCCAGGAATAGGTGACAATGTAGAATTGGGAAATTATGCAAAACAAGCTGGTGCTGACGCTGTGATGGTCGTGACACCATACTATGTAAATCCAACAAGACAAGGCTTTATCGAATACTATCAAGAATTTGATAGACGTTTAGATATGCCAATTATCCTTTACAACATCCCTTACAAAACAGGTATTCATTTAGCAAACGATGTCGTAAAAGAAGTAGTTGAAAAAGTACCAAATGTAGTAGGAATGAAAGTTTGCTCAGATAATATTGGTGATGTTCTTGAGCTGCTTCAAACAGTTGGGGATAAAATCGCAGTTCTTTGTGGAGAAGATTTCAGGGCGGTATCTTCATTTATCGCAGGAGCACCAGGTGCTATAACGGCTAGCTCAAATCTTCTTCCAGATGTATGGGTACAAATTTATAACTTAGTTCAAGAGAAAAAATATGATGAGGCAGTAGCATTACATCAAAAATTCTTCCCGTTAATGAAGTCACTATATAAAGAAGGCAATCCAGGACCTGTAAAAGCAGCATTAAGTATGATTAATGTACCAGTTGGCTCAGTTTCAGTGCCGTTAGTGGATGTTTCTGTTAGCCTGCAGGAGGAACTAAAACAACAATTAATAGAACTAGAAGTGCCTGTAAGATAAGTAGATGAAATGCATATTCAATCAGTGGAGTAAATCGAGTTACCCATTAAGAGGGGATAAAAATATTGGAGGTATATATGGTAGTAGCATATAAGCATGAGCCTTTTACTGATTTTAGTGTAGAAGAGAATCATTTAGCATATACAAAAGCTTTACAAACAGTTGAAGGATATTTAGGGCAAGATTATGATTTAGTCATTGGTGGGGAACGAATTACTACAGAGGACAAAATTGTTTCCTATAATCCTGCCAATAAAAAAGAGGTAATTGGCCGTGTATCAAAGGCAGATCAGGAGCTAGCTGAAAAAGCAATGCAAGCAGCTGTCGAGGCATTTAAAACATGGAAAAAGGTAAAGCCTGAATTTCGTGCGGACGTTTTATTCAAGGCTGCTGCTATTATTCGTCGCCGTAAGCATGAGTTTTCAGCATTGCTAACAAAGGAAGCGGGTAAACCATGGAGAGAGGCGGATGCAGATACAGCAGAAGCAATTGATTTTTTAGAGCATTACGCACGTCAAATGCTTGTTATTAAAGATGGCGCACCTGTTCAAAGCCGTCCAAATGAATTTAACCGCTATGATTATATTCCACTAGGTGTTGGTATTATCATTTCACCATGGAACTTTCCATTTGCAATTATGGCTGGCACAACTGTAGCTGCGATTGTGACAGGTAACACAGTATTATTAAAGCCGGCTTCAACGACGCCAATTATTGCTGCTAAATTTGTTGAAGTCATGGAAGAAGCAGGTCTTCCTAAAGGTGTGCTTAACTTTGTACCAGGAAACGGTGTAGAGGTAGGAGATTACCTTGTTGACCATAAGGATACAAGATTTATTAGCTTTACAGGTTCACGTGATGTTGGTCTTCGTATTTTCGAACGTGCCTCAAAAGTTAATAACGGACAAATTTGGATTAAACGTGTTATCGCAGAAATGGGCGGAAAAGATACAATTGTTGTTGATAAAGAGGCAGACCTTGAGTTAGCAGCGAATTCAATTGTCACTTCTGCATTTGGTTTCTCAGGGCAAAAATGTTCTGCCTGTTCACGTGCAGTTGTGGTAGAAGATGTCTATGACCAAGTGTTAGAACGTGTTGTAGCATTAACA is part of the Lysinibacillus sp. FSL K6-0232 genome and harbors:
- the hutI gene encoding imidazolonepropionase, producing the protein MTILIKDANEVITLKSHVQGPRTKEQMRELAVVENGSVLVEGDKIVAVGSFEQLAIDFPDLTKKATIIDASGKIVMPGLVDCHTHLVHGGTREEEFNMRLNGATYMDIMNAGGGIHATTKRTRETSFEALYEKTMQHLDVFLKHGVTTVEAKSGYGLDWKTEKKQLEVAKKLQETHSVDVVSTFMGAHAVPRDYKGREDDFVDIVIREMLPKVAELGLAEFNDVFCEKGVFTPEQSRRILEAGKALGLTPKIHADEIEPYKGAELAAEVGAISAEHLLVASDEGIQKMAEAGTIAVLLPGTAFFLRAPFARGRLMIDEGIPVAISTDFNPGSSPTMSLPFIMNLACMHMGMTLEEVLAATTINAAYAINRGAQIGSLEADKQADVILLDVANYKQLQYFYGMNHTNTVIKNGRIVVQNGILLE
- a CDS encoding GntR family transcriptional regulator, with protein sequence MIIQTKPAYQKIYETIKEKIVEGTYLVGDILPSEAELEKMFNVSRTPVRNALKQLENDKLIHRVQGKGSFVSNQQPKQTWTSMSGFRNHYSNDWEKISVKTIEVKRVTNPHFAKLLKLEENTELIYLKRIRYLNNQPMFFLEHYIRPVLSTDIYRDNATISSVQQLLKEKMNVDIVEVEDEIEAVIATPYIAGALQISDTAAVLKGTRISYAKNKEPMDLNIFYINTDNWKYYSYFKF
- a CDS encoding transporter substrate-binding domain-containing protein: MFKMKKLLFLLGTVGLLSMSLVGCSNNNDKSVDGAEKVSVAALNNYPPLIFKQDGKLTGFEYDLLQAVAKEENLELEFKEMKFDGFIPGLQSNQVDIGMSTLN
- a CDS encoding IS3 family transposase (programmed frameshift), whose amino-acid sequence is MTKRERRTFTEDFKQQIVQLYQNGKPRKEIIREYDLTPSSLDKWVSQSQKSGSFKEKDNLTDEQKELMELRKRNKQLEMENDIFKASRADTRTKVNVIKNNQHKYSISAMCKVLQIPRSTYYYEAKERVSEDPVTSDVIDIFHASRQNYGTRKIKVELKKRGHIVSRRRIGRIMQEQGLVSSYTIAQFKPHTKSCNESEQTNELNRAFAQEQEMTTIVSDLTYVRVNQKWNYVCVFVDLFNREIVGFSTGPNKDALLVYRALASIKVDLNKIQLFHTDRGNEFKNNLIDDALKTFNIQRSLSMKGCPYDNAVAEATFKIIKTEFVKGRHFSSLEELTRELKDYVHWFNSIRIHGTLGYESPIEYKHRHLKKIV
- a CDS encoding transporter substrate-binding domain-containing protein, encoding MLIREERKEVVDFTDIFLESGLVLVVANDSSIQSFEDLKGKTIVATQGSTTYEEAKKLAEQYGGQAKPLKETDALYLDVENGNADALVLNSPTVDYRLAVDGDNVKFRIVGEHMTVDEHAFAVKKGNKELADKINDGLKKVQENGEYDKIHEKWFGK
- a CDS encoding amino acid ABC transporter permease encodes the protein METTFNVIVDALPYLLKGLYMTILISVLSIVFSLVIGLIACFMRMSKYAVLRYPAAIYVNLIRGTPILIQILFIYFGAPTALDIHLSAFTAGLIAISLNIGAYNTEIFRGGIESIGKGQMEAGRSLGFSYAQTMALIILPQAVRRMIPSFVNQLTHAIKDTSMLSVIGIAELTMVGQSIYAMNFRSFEILTMVGLFYFITIYTVSFISTKMERRFVIS
- a CDS encoding amino acid ABC transporter ATP-binding protein, whose protein sequence is MIKVNNLAKSFGELQVLKNISTEIAAKEVVCIIGSSGSGKSTFLRCLNLLEEPSGGEIIIEGENILDKSVDINKLRQKMGMVFQQFNLFPQKTVLENISLAPMKLKKKSKAEAEKQAMELLEKVGLAAKADAYPTNLSGGQQQRVAIARALAMEPHVMLFDEPTSALDPEMVGEVLRVMKQLAQEGMTMVIVTHEMGFAREVADRVIYIDGGNIVEDGNPKDIFTNPSHERTRAFLSKVL
- a CDS encoding hydroxyacid dehydrogenase, with amino-acid sequence MTKTVLLIEPTIRANGVKYLTNYFNVVLAPNGSEETIIQYINEHQAHAVIVRTEKITKKILESCPSLEVVGMHGVGLDHIDVQSATENDVVVLNAPSSNYTSVAEHAMMSVLALSRNLKISDAKVRNNEWHYRETYFPMEVNGKTLLIVGMGRVGQDLAKKAKAFNMTVLGFDPFVTESEMQLHGVVKINDLNMNLPICDFISLHAPLAKGTYHSFSTKQFELMKDSAYVINLGRGPLIDEEALYQALVNKQIAGAALDVLEQEPPASDNSLFALDNVILTPHFGGDTLEAKDRCSESITQEVGVVLHGRISKNVVNPQVLGSAKAYKILNNI
- the dapA gene encoding 4-hydroxy-tetrahydrodipicolinate synthase, giving the protein MKYNGIMTALVTPLHQDGTVNQENFAHLIEDQLNHNIHSLLVLGGTGEYAAITMEQRKVAIDVAIKASAGRVPVVVGLLSPGIGDNVELGNYAKQAGADAVMVVTPYYVNPTRQGFIEYYQEFDRRLDMPIILYNIPYKTGIHLANDVVKEVVEKVPNVVGMKVCSDNIGDVLELLQTVGDKIAVLCGEDFRAVSSFIAGAPGAITASSNLLPDVWVQIYNLVQEKKYDEAVALHQKFFPLMKSLYKEGNPGPVKAALSMINVPVGSVSVPLVDVSVSLQEELKQQLIELEVPVR